The following proteins come from a genomic window of Archocentrus centrarchus isolate MPI-CPG fArcCen1 chromosome 3, fArcCen1, whole genome shotgun sequence:
- the chs1 gene encoding chitin synthase 1, producing the protein MEELKDRGKKREGRHRDTWDPFQLNPAGAEKEQKKRCFQLAQYLVAVFVGIAVLTTAILAKGSLLVLSTMTSPMSLRSPKEKQFYMLMLVFCLVFPNFLVFLKSLWRCAFKSFVPPKMKTMAFICFIECLVSLGTSILVLVVMPQFDVLTNLFISGGVCIVSAIMQIVFRLQQDTWKIVFPICSLILTGIGYCLLGIDYYVRVTSFVDRQGSDCYIYVGLGIFSSLLVSLCWWENSIQATNRMQDTLSELDGFRDFVFVISSILRILVIGAVYLIYHVLIAKNIIWSDFNLHNDELLTIGLGVFFLQAFCAAACHWFGVVACKIHAVRMSFALPLCCTGPAMLLLGILLFITQAEQLEGAAKGDILEFCDSLVFLSHKNTTSVVLLELTRSMCRTSLNSHYYQWPFSMLALEGVCMWSGFVTATYYVWKIKVQRIERTSQLFVRRLYESAFIDLSLLLNTKMKVPKAKTQESNDEMQKCVIYLCATMWHETYDEMLKILTSMFRLDRYRGDPKEEHKDCFEFECHIYVDDAFMTEEGTGKRLVNSYVNDLTRVVIEVYRVFTNKEPDDVSIIETPYGGRLMFVLPEGNMLYVHLKDKALIRNKKRWSQIMYMYYLLGWKGYIVKNPQKIPQLNNFSRASLVSLDSETFVLPQYDNDNKRKFISDDNTYILALDGDTDFHPKAVILLVDRLRMYYNVGAACGRIHPTGMGPMVWYQKFEYAVGHWLQKTAEHVFGSVLCSPGCFSLFRGSALMDDHVLKRYSTTAQRAQEYVQYDQGEDRWLCTLLLQQGWRVEYNAASDAYTNSPQEFKEFYNQRRRWGPSTLANTLDLLHSGSETVKRNQSISWLYVLYQMFTVGSSILGPASVTLMIASALQFVFKLSGTNSIIIACAPPVFYILVCFLTKANTQITIAAIMSILYAFLMTASFFSIIGDMVIQETFLTPTGLFLISMAIMYLITALLHPEEFLLIGYGLMYFICIPSGYLLLIIYSLVNMDNVSWGTRESNKGGGAEKKKHNLLCDKTCKLCCWDMKIQITQETENLIIQQITGQAAQQIQANTTPKDEIPPHPALMLEPQTRLDTTKEEAKEEAAKHLAEEQKKKAAKSSDLGSSKSDDSIDENSIMSSSDEEDNDDDDNYMICEPVEELPAADWVHPVKEEFLKKLTYANMKRNLQEQIRYVLRNKDYDDVCEDLVLMLTDTLNVELSTVGPEDVLSDIQLEELQHALNRQARQTLKTNRMEKLEKRVKRAIEKTLTAPQVQRLDENEKDFWDKLIDRYLTPIMETKEHKEMVSKELKSLRNKAVFLYFIINVLWVVATFFLQAIGNDVISIKIPKLYPNGTESGEYLKVEPLTLMFLLSFAILLIVQFLAMLYHRVYTLIHVVSYRSSEKNYKEKDDDDIDDDDVYTLENPTANGLFMTTEDL; encoded by the exons GGCTCCCTGCTGGTGTTGTCAACAATGACCAGTCCAATGTCCCTGCGCAGTCCGAAGGAAAAACAGTTCTACATGCTGATGTTGGTGTTCTGCCTGGTCTTCCCCAACTTCCTGGTCTTTTTGAAATCACTGTGGCGATGTGCCTTCAAGAGCTTTGTACCACCCAAAATGAAGACCATGgcattt ATTTGCTTCATTGAGTGCCTGGTGTCTCTTGGTACTTCAATCCTTGTGCTGGTCGTTATGCCTCAGTTTGACGTCCTGACTAATCTCTTCATCAGTGGAGGAGTTTGCATTGTGTCTGCAATTATGCAGATAGTCTTCAGACTACAGCAAGATACCTGGAAAATTGTGTTCCCAATCTGTTCCCTCATTCTCACCGGGATTG GTTACTGCCTCCTGGGAATTGACTATTACGTCCGTGTAACATCATTTGTGGACAGACAAGGCTCTGACTGCTATATCTACGTGGGACTTGGAATTTTCTCTTCCCTACTTGTCTCTTTGTGCTGGTGGGAAAATTCAATACAAGCAACCAACCGCATGCAG GACACATTGTCAGAACTGGATGGTTTCAGAGACTTTGTGTTTGTCATCAGCAGCATTCTGAGGATATTGGTGATAG GGGCTGTATACCTGATCTACCACGTGCTTATTGCAAAGAACATCATCTGGTCAGATTTCAACCTGCACAATGACGAACTCCTGACAATAGGACTGGGGGTGTTTTTCTTACAG GCCTTCTGTGCAGCAGCCTGTCACTGGTTTGGGGTGGTAGCCTGCAAGATTCATGCTGTCAGGATGAGTTTTGCCCTACCTCTGTGTTGCACAGGACCTGCAATGCTGCTGCTAGgaattttactttttataaCACAGGCAGAACAACTGGAAGGCGCAGCGAAAGGAGACATTTTAG AGTTTTGCGACAGCTTGGTCTTTCTAAGCCACAAGAACACAACATCCGTGGTCTTACTCGAGCTTACCAGGAGCATGTGTCGAACTTCACTGaacag CCACTACTATCAATGGCCTTTTTCCATGCTGGCACTGGAGGGAGTGTGCATGTGGTCAGGCTTTGTCACAGCTACCTACTACGTATGGAAGATCAAG GTCCAGCGTATAGAAAGAACGTCTCAACTCTTTGTTCGTCGACTGTACGAATCTGCTTTCATTGACCTGTCTCTTCTACTCAACACCAAGATGAAAGTACCAAAAGCCAAAACCCAAGAAAG CAATGATGAAATGCAGAAGTGTGTGATCTATCTTTGCGCCACCATGTGGCATGAGACCTACGACGAGATGCTGAAGATTCTCACCTCCATGTTCAG GTTGGACCGTTACCGAGGGGACCCAAAGGAGGAACATAAGGACTGTTTCGAATTTGAGTGCCACATTTACGTAGACGACGCCTTCATGACTGAGGAGGGCACAGGGAAGAGGCTGGTGAATTCTTACGTTAATGACTTGACCCGAGTTGTCATTGAGGTTTACAG GGTGTTTACCAACAAAGAACCTGATGATGTGTCGATCATTGAGACCCCCTACGGTGGCAGGCTGATGTTTGTTCTGCCGGAAGGCAACATGCTCTATGTTCACCTAAAAGACAAAGCACTCATCAGGAACAAAAAAAGATGGTCTCAG ATAATGTACATGTATTATCTGCTTGGCTGGAAGGGCTACATTGTCAAGAACCCTCAAAAGATCCCG CAATTAAATAACTTTTCCAGAGCAAGTTTGGTCTCTCTTGATAGTGAGACTTTCGTGCTGCCTCAGTATGACAATGACAACAAACGCAAATTCATCTCAGATGACAACACATATATTCTGGCTCTTGACGGAGACACCGACTTCCATCCTAAAGCTGTGATTCTGCTTGTAGACAG GTTGAGGATGTATTACAATGTAGGTGCCGCATGTGGTAGAATCCATCCTACTGGTATGG GTCCCATGGTGTGGTACCAGAAGTTTGAGTATGCAGTAGGTCACTGGCTCCAGAAGACAGCAGAGCACGTGTTTGGTTCTGTGCTGTGCAGTCCAGGATGCTTCAGTCTGTTCAGAGGCTCTGCCTTGATGGATGACCATGTTTTAAAGAGATACTCAACAACTGCACAAAGAGCTCAAGAATATGTGCAGTATGATCAAG GGGAGGATCGATGGCTGTGTACTTTGCTACTGCAGCAAGGCTGGCGTGTCGAATACAATGCTGCATCAGATGCATACACCAACTCACCACAGGAATTTAAAGAGTTTTACAACCAGAGGAGACGATGGGGACCTTCAACATTGGCTAATACACTGGACCTTCTCCACAG CGGTTCAGAGACAGTGAAGAGAAACCAGTCCATCTCCTGGCTTTACGTCCTCTACCAGATGTTTACTGTTGGATCTTCTATCCTGGGACCTGCTTCTGTGACTCTCATGATAGCAA GTGCCCTCCAGTTCGTCTTCAAACTCTCGGGTACAAACTCCATCATCATCGCGTGCGCTCCCCCCGTGTTCTACATCCTTGTCTGTTTCTTAACCAAGGCTAATACCCAAATAACCATTGCTGCCATTATGAGTATTCTGTATGCATTCCTTATGACAGCATCCTTCTTTTCCATCATTG GTGACATGGTGATTCAGGAAACCTTCTTGACCCCCACTGGactgtttttaatttcaatGGCAATCATGTACTTGATAACAGCTCTCCTCCACCCTGAGGAGTTTT tATTGATTGGCTATGGTCTGATGTATTTCATCTGCATCCCCAGTGGATATCTCCTATTGATCATCTACTCACTGGTTAACATGGACAACGTCTCCTGGGGCACAAGAGAATCCAACAA gggaggaggagcagagaagaaaaaacacaatcttCTGTGTGACAAAACCTGTAAACTCTGCTGCTGGGACATGAAGATACAG ATAACCCAGGAAACAGAGAATCTGATAATTCAGCAGATCACAGGTCAGGCTGCACAGCAAATCCAAGCCAACACAACCCCCAAAGATGAAATACCTCCACACCCAGCCTTAATGTTGGAGCCTCAAACCAGACTCGACACCACAAAGGAAGAAGCTAAGGAAGAGGCTGCTAAACATCTAGCTgaggaacagaagaagaaagcagcaaaGAGCAGTGACCTGGGTTCCAGTAAAAG TGACGACAGTATCGACGAAAACAGCATAATGAGTTCATCTGATGAAGAAGACAACGATGATGATGACAACTATATGATTTGTGAGCCAGTAGAAGAGCTTCCTGCTGCTG ACTGGGTGCACCCGGTGAAAGAAGAATTTCTGAAGAAGCTGACTTATGCCAACATGAAGAGAAATCTGCAAGAACAAATACG ATATGTGCTCCGTAACAAAGATTATGATGATGTGTGTGAAGACTTGGTCCTAATGTTAACAGACACACTCAATGTAGAGCTCAGTACAGTGGGACCTGAAGATGTTCTGTCAGACATTCAGCTGGAGGAGTTACAACATGCACTGAACAGACAG GCTCGGCAAACCCTTAAGACCAATCGAATGGAGAAGTTAGAAAAGAGAGTGAAGAGAGCCATTGAGAAAACACTCACTGCCCCACAAGTGCAAAGACTAGATGAG aATGAGAAAGACTTCTGGGACAAGCTAATCGACCGCTACCTGACACCGATCATGGAAACTAAAGAACATAAGGAGATGGTCTCCAAAGAACTAAAGTCACTGCGAAACAAG GCGGTCTTCCTCTATTTCATCATCAACGTGCTTTGGGTGGTAGCTACCTTCTTCTTGCAGGCCATTGGAAATGATGTCATCAGCATCAAGATCCCAAAGTTATATCCAAATGGAACTGAAAGTGGAGAATACCTCAAG gtGGAGCCTCTCACTTTGATGTTTCTGCTGTCTTTTGCTATTCTTCTCATTGTCCAGTTTCTTGCCATGTTATATCACAG